TAAGcagtcatttttttctgctttgtaatgaagcaggaaaagaatggacagtgcagaaggagagaagatGGGTCAAGATTGAAGAGGTTTCCTGTGGAGCATCTTCAGGTACATCATTAAAGAGCAAACCCCTTGTAAATTAATGAGGAAGAGATACCAACCTCAACTGCTGTCTCCATGAACTGAAATGTGTCAGGATGGGTGCAGCGGCTGGAGATGAGATGGTAGAGACAGTGTAATGGAGAACTggagtttctttttgtttgacCTCAGTTGCCTGCTTAAGGAGTAACTGAATACTCCTCAGAGGATATTTGAGTGCATTTTTCAACAACTGGGCCTGACCAGTATGAAGAACAAAGAGGTAACTTGACCtggatttatttccttcagtCGAGAAACTCAGTGTACAGGTATGCCTGTGGAGTCCATGTGCTTGTTTCTTTTGGCAAGTCCTTAGAGTCAAAACCAAACCCAGGCCCAGCTGTTCCTTATAATTAAATTTCAGTAACTCAAGCAGGATGGTTTTATTTTGACTAGTGACTTAAAAGTGTTGGCATTTAAACGGCCTCAGCTATATTTCAAAGTTAACACTGAGAAACTTCACACATATATTAATGTTATTTATCTGTTGGCAAACTCAACAAAATACCAGTACATTGATTTACATAGTGAAGGTTATCTTTGCTAACAGAAGGACTCCGAATTTCATCATTTAAAATATGAAGATGAATCTCATCACAGTGCAGGAGACTCAGATGGCTTTACATACAACTTGCCACCTGAGTCAAGGGCAGAGGTGAAGTTTATATTGTGCACTGAGCCCTCTGTTCAAATATACGTAAAAgatctgaaagcaaaaaatcacACAATCTGCAGACAGGACAGATGTGACTGTAGGATGAGGACTTTTCCATCCTGGTGGTTAGACTTGTTTCTATGTGTCTAGCTTCTCCCTCTAATTCATTTATAAGTCATTGATGACATTAATGCCATACATGGGCAGTTTGTGATGCAATAAACCAGTAACAGGTTTAGTTTGCATTGCAGTTTCTATATCTGGGTATTTTAGTACATTAAAATCTAGATATAAGAGGTATTAATAGTCTTaccacagcagaaagaaattaattttatgccTGCCTCTGTGCAGAAGCAAAAAGCTTCAGGAAATAGGATCTCTTCCCATACACAGCTTTTCAATCTAGTTAGAAGAGGGGAAGGTAAACAATGAAACTCAAGCTTCAGGGTGACAGCACAGCAGTGAGATATGATGGTTCATGTGATAATTCATATGATTCACAATATGTTTCTGACTGGCACTTCAGTACTTGTACTGATTTAGGTTCCTGCTTTCATCAAGTCTTGTCCCAGCCATGGCATGGAACTGTGTGCAGCCTGGCTGGACAGAGAGGAAGAGTAACTTTTGAAAGCCTGAGTACCTCTTGGTCTGACCCAAATCGTGAGAACCAGCTTGCACAGCTTAAAGAAAGCTCAGCTCTAATGTCTTTTGCATGCAGTGATGCACTGCACCAGGTTCATGACACGGAGCAGTATTAGGAAGCTGGCTTtacttccctgctgcagctaaACCTAATCCAAGACTGAATCCCGAGAGAGAAGCATGGGGAATGCTTAGTAAACCTGCCCAGGAGAACCAGGTGACCACTGTGGAAAGTAAAGTGAAGTCATCACTGCTAGATCTGCCATGCTTCTGGGTGAATGTTTTCCTGATTACTGCCACCAATACCACATAACTAAGGAACAAGTGAgcacaacagaagaaaacaaacaagggagaagaaaagcatcttCTTGCCAAGACAAAGAGGGAAGCAATGAATGATTACTGATGAATAATAACCCAGAATTAATGGAGAAGGGCAACAGTAAAATCTGTGCACAGAACATAAACATTTTATAATAAGGGTAAATAATGACATTAGTAGAGTGGCCAGAACTCATTGCCCACTCACATAGTGTTTGCATTACACAGCATGGCTGATGGCAGTGGCTATGGCTAGAGCATTACCCTTGGAGGCTCTATAATTTTATCAGAGGAGCCTTTCCACAAGAAGAAAGCTGTTCCAATGCTGAATGAAGGGACTAGGTTTTGCTATTGTTATTATTggtgttttaaatttaaatcaaTCTTAGATACACAGCCCTATTTTGGAAGGATGTTGAGTTACAGATGCTCGAGGGCAGCTGACAACTTAAGCACAACTAAATTCAGCCAGAATTATTAAGCAGAAGTGGAAGCAATTATTAGAAACCAGGATTATAAAATCTCCATCCATTAGAGACCAGAAGAAGGTAGATAgctatatattattattattaattcagTAAAGCCCAGAAGCTCCAACCAATTACCAGGCTCCACTGAACACAAGGAGGCAGCACgaaataaaaacatggaaaCAGACCAAAACCTATCACAAGCCTTTTTGGGTAAACAGAAAGGCTTACTGACATTCTATCTTCCTATCAGTTCAGTGAAGGTGGGCAAACCTTGACTACCACACTTCGATTACTCCAAGACAATCCTCTCCCTGCCTCAATTCCTGAGAAAGCCGAACTACAGAGTGGATCTGGGACTGGTTTTACAACATCTCAAGCACTGCCACTGCCTTTTGCTCTCAGGGGACCTGTGGGTGCTTAGCACATCCCAAGATCAGGGCACCTTGCCCAGTACTGAAATAAGGGGGGAAGGGTAGTAGTCCCTGCAGGGCTCCGGCTTTCCCACACTGCTGTGCAGCCCTGGCTTCTCTTCCTAGAGTTTCCTCACCCCTCGAGGCCACAATGGACGCTCTCCAGCCTCCCCTTGGTGTCTTTCCTGGACCTGCAGCCTTTAAGGTGTGCCAGACACTCTTGCTCAAGGATTATCAACAGGGGGCTAAGGTTTTTCACTCTGCCCATCAGCTCGTTGTCCCAGGCAGAACAATGCAGTGCCTATCCCTCTGTGTTGCTGAGGATGGCACAGTAAAGACAAGGGCACAGGGGAACAGTTTGCCTTCCTACCACAAAGGAAGCCAGCCAGGAGAAGACATCTGAGAGGGGAGCGCTGAGAGTTTGCAGGGAGCTTAGCCAGGTTGCAGCATGTGCAGGTGTGCACAAACATGTCTGCAGACTTAAACCCCTGCCTCCTCCTTACTGGGTTTGCCGTGGCATCTTCGGGAGATACACTTGAGAGCTGGAAGGGGGACATTTCACTGAGCTTGGAATTTCCCTGACCCAGCAAACGGCGAGCTCGCTCCCCCATTGTGTGCAAAACTTCCCTGCGGCTGCAGAGAACAAGCGCCGGCAGGAGCTGCGGGACTTGGACAAAGgtgtgctcctgctgcacctcTTGTTCCCCGCCACCCGAGCACTGATGGATCCTGCAGGGCTGTTCAGTTATGGATGTGCATTTCCAAGcacattaggaaaaagaaaaaaaagaaaaaatggaaagaaaaagaaaaaagaaggggggggggaaatgaggGGGGTGAAGGGTAAGAGAGCCCAGGAGGCGCTGGATTGCTAAAAGCAGACGACGTGCCCCGGTGGGACTTGCAGCCCCCGCAGCAGGAGGACCCGCCGGTCCCCCTTACCCGCCGGGCAGGGCTGGCGGACCCGAGCTGCCTGCCCGCTCTGGCTGCGCACCGTCCTGCCCCTCTCTGTCCTCCCCGCACGCCCAGCTCCGGCACCGGGCGGCACCCGCAAGCCGACGGGGCGGCGGCGCTGCCACCCCAGCGCGACCAGCGGGCTTCGTGGGGAGCCGGGCACGGTGTAAGAAGGGCCGGGGCCAGGTGAAGGGTCGAGGCCAGGTGAAGGGCCGGGGGAACCCGCATTCACCAGCGCCGTAGCACCCCCCATCAGGCTGCGGGGCAGGGAGGCGCTCCCCAGCCGCGCTGCGGAGAGGCTGGGGCGGTGGCGAGCCCGGGCTCCTCCCGACGCCTGCGGGGGCAAGGGCGGGGGTACGGCGGTGGGGCGGTGCGCGGGGCCTGGCCCCCCTCGTCGGACAGCGGGTGGGTGCGGGAGGGAGGGCCGAGGGCGGTGGCGGCTCCTCCTCCGCGGCCAGGCGGGCAGGCAGCCCGACAGCGGCACCGGTTGCTCGGTGCCGACGGAGCCGCGCCGCACCGCCCGCTATATAAGGGGCGGCGGCTGCTCGCTGCTTCCTCACACCGGCCCCTGCCAGCGGCTGCCGGCGCTGGGCCGAGGCCGGGCCTCGACAGCATGGCCCGCGGCGGGGCGCCATGGGCGGTGGTCTCCCCCCCTGCCTCCCGCGGACCCGCCTCCTGCTTCTTCCGCACCCGTGGCGGAGGCTGCAAACTTGCTGCGGCGGCGGGCTGCGTGTGAAGGCAGGGCCTGGCGGGGCGGCTCCGCTGCCGTCGCAGCCCCCGCCGTCGCGCCCGCAGCCCGGGGGCTCAGGCCGCCGCCCGCGGGCATGAggcgccgccgctgccgctgcGCCCGTCGAGACGCGGTGCGGAGtcggcggcggcagcggggctGCGCCTaggggcggccggggcgggaGCCCCATGCCCGGGGCTGGCCGCGCTCGGTGGGGAGGTGGCGGGGCAATGAGCTGGCGGGGCGAGCGGGCACTCCTGGTTCCCGGTTTGCCCTGCGCCCTCGCCCGCGGAGAGTGAGGCTCCGCGGAGTCCCCTCGGTGCTCCCGGaagggcgggcgggcgggaggtGGTGCCGGCGTGGATATGCTGCAGCCCTCCTCCGGCGCCGACGGGGTCCTGCCGGGGTAGTGGTCCCGCCGTGCCTCTCCCAGCCCCGCCGTCTgcgggggcggcggccgcggAGGGATGGAGCCGGCCGGCCCCTGCCAGGCGCTGCTGCTCCCCGCTAACGACTCTTACCACGGCCGAAACTGCAGCGCCGAGGAAGGAATCTACCAAGATGCCACCCCCCTGTCCTGGAAGATCGTGCTCACCGTCGTCCTGGCGCTCGTCACCCTGGCCACGGTGCTCTCCAACGCTTTTGTCATCGCCACGGTCTACCAGACGAGGAAACTCCACACGCCGGCCAACTATCTCATCGCCTCGCTGGCCGTGACCGACCTCCTCGTCTCCATCCTCGTCATGCCCATCAGCACCATGTACACTGTGACAGGCAAGTGGACTCTGGGCCAGATCGTCTGCGATATCTGGCTGTCCTCGGACATCACCTGTTGCACGGCGTCCATCCTGCACCTCTGTGTCATCGCCCTGGACCGCTACTGGGCGATCACCGACGCCGTCGAGTACTCCACGAAACGGACTCCCAAGCGGGCAGCGGTCATGATCGCTCTAGTATGGGTCTTCTCCATCTGCATCTCCATGCCCCCTTTGTTTTGGCGGCAGGCGAAGGCCGAGAAAGTCTCTAACTGTGTGGTGAACACGGACCACGTCCTCTACACCGTGTACTCCACGGTGGGAGCCTTCTACTTCCCCACTCTGCTGCTGATAGCTCTCTATGGGAGGATCTACGTGGAAGCCAGATCGCGGATTTTGAAGCAGACGCCAAAGAAAGCAGGTAAAAGGCTCACGCGGGCTCAGTTAATCACAGACTCCCCGGGGTCGTCCTCCTCCGTCACGTCCATAAACTCCAAGGCGCCCGAGGGATCCAGCGAAACGAGCTCTCCCGTGTACATGAACCAGGTGAAGGTGAAGGTCTCGGATGccctgctggaaaaaaagaagctcaCGGCCGCTAGAGAGCGGAAAGCTACAAAGACTTTAGGGATTATTCTAGGAGCCTTCATCGTCTGTTGGCTGCCCTTTTTCATCATCAGCCTGGTGTTGCCTATTTGCAAGGACGCTTGCTGGTTCCACATGGCCATCTTTGACTTTTTCACGTGGCTTGGATATCTCAACTCCCTCATCAACCCCGTCATCTATACTATGTCTAACGAAGACTTCAAACAAGCTTTCCACAAACTCATACGTTTCCGATGCACAAGCTGAAAATTTGGAATGCGATGTGTTCTCCGGGGCTGCCCCCATTCACGCCAGTGCTCGACGCCACAGGTGGGTgcgcgccccccccccccccccccagggcgAGCGGCGATGCTCGGGGTGGGAAAGCCTGAGAGTGGCGGGGTTAAAATCGGGAATGAGGGGAGGAGGTACGACCCCACACATAGCGTTTCCATCCCGTGTCGGGCAGGACCGGCTGATTTCTAGCCCGCTCGAAAGGGTGGGGGCgagccgggcgggcggggcgccGTGCAGGGCTCCCTGCGAGCCGAGCTGTGCCGAGCCGAGCCGTGGGTCGGCATGGCACGGCAGTCCTCTGGCTGGTGTGTTTAGCCCCTTTGCAAGTGGCGGTGATGCTGCACGCTCCTGACATTTCACAGTGTGTGTGTCGCCGTCGTTTCCCCCCCGCCAAGCTCGCAGCAGGGAGTGACTCACGGCAATCTGCTCTTTATTCCACCTATTAAACCAATCTGCCGCGTTTTCGTGTGCTAATGCCCATGTTTAGACCAATTAGTGCTAAACTGCACTTGTTTTCCATCCGGCTGCCTGGCTCCCTTGGGAACTG
The Apus apus isolate bApuApu2 chromosome 3, bApuApu2.pri.cur, whole genome shotgun sequence genome window above contains:
- the HTR1B gene encoding 5-hydroxytryptamine receptor 1B codes for the protein MEPAGPCQALLLPANDSYHGRNCSAEEGIYQDATPLSWKIVLTVVLALVTLATVLSNAFVIATVYQTRKLHTPANYLIASLAVTDLLVSILVMPISTMYTVTGKWTLGQIVCDIWLSSDITCCTASILHLCVIALDRYWAITDAVEYSTKRTPKRAAVMIALVWVFSICISMPPLFWRQAKAEKVSNCVVNTDHVLYTVYSTVGAFYFPTLLLIALYGRIYVEARSRILKQTPKKAGKRLTRAQLITDSPGSSSSVTSINSKAPEGSSETSSPVYMNQVKVKVSDALLEKKKLTAARERKATKTLGIILGAFIVCWLPFFIISLVLPICKDACWFHMAIFDFFTWLGYLNSLINPVIYTMSNEDFKQAFHKLIRFRCTS